In one window of Gemmatimonadota bacterium DNA:
- the purL gene encoding phosphoribosylformylglycinamidine synthase subunit PurL, producing the protein MLERKPTLTELGIFSALWSEHCSYKHSKPVLKTFPTEGPQVLQGPGENAGVLRLPDGWAVAFKIESHNHPSAVEPFQGAATGVGGILRDVFTMGARPVAVLNSLRFGPLDSARNRYLFGGVVKGVGTYGNCVGVPTLGGEVDFAPGYSGNPLVNAMCVGLLRAEDLTLAAAHGVGNVLLAMGSSTGRDGIHGASFASEDLSAKSEARRPQVQVGDPFTEKLLLEATLELIEKRLVVAIQDMGAAGLTSSSAEMAARGGVGVELETDKVPTREAGMTPYEIMLSESQERMLIVALPERVAEIQAVCRTWELDATPVGRVTDDGMYRIRHHGVTVAEIPGQRLIDDVPIYHPEAEESEAAKARRAARPTALPKADLSGAMEALLDEPSIASKRWVFEQYDSTVQGGTLIAPGGDAGVLRVDGTGFGLAVTVDCNSRLVALDPYEGGKATVAEAARNIACTGALPLGITDCLNFGNPERPEIFFQFREACRGIADACRAFNTPVTGGNVSLYNQSPTGAIDPTPTVGMVGLLAQLDHRVGSHFQAPGDRIVLLGAAPSGRLGGSAYWTYVRDFVGGEQPPVDLDAELRLQRYLVAAAQGHLHRSAHDCSTGGLAVALAESAMGGPYATASFGAKVILQIDGSAARRPGGSAEEDGEWEAALLYGEDQGRVLVSVHPKDEAAVLALAAEHEVPALVLGTVGVPGGEIVIVTRQGRYAWAVERLREVYHAAIPRRMARVE; encoded by the coding sequence ATGCTGGAACGGAAGCCCACGCTCACCGAGCTGGGCATCTTCAGCGCGCTCTGGTCGGAGCACTGCTCCTACAAGCACTCGAAGCCGGTGCTCAAGACCTTCCCCACCGAGGGCCCGCAGGTGCTGCAGGGTCCCGGGGAGAACGCCGGCGTGCTGCGGCTCCCGGACGGATGGGCGGTGGCGTTCAAGATCGAGTCGCACAACCACCCGAGCGCGGTGGAGCCGTTCCAGGGCGCGGCCACCGGGGTGGGCGGGATCCTGCGCGACGTCTTCACCATGGGCGCGCGGCCGGTGGCGGTGCTCAACAGCCTGCGCTTCGGCCCGCTCGACTCGGCCCGCAACCGCTACCTCTTCGGCGGCGTGGTGAAGGGGGTGGGCACCTACGGCAACTGCGTGGGCGTGCCCACCCTGGGCGGCGAGGTGGACTTCGCGCCGGGCTACAGCGGCAATCCGCTGGTGAACGCGATGTGCGTGGGGCTGCTCCGGGCCGAGGACCTGACCCTGGCGGCGGCGCACGGGGTGGGCAACGTGCTGCTGGCGATGGGGTCGAGCACCGGGCGGGACGGCATCCACGGCGCCTCGTTCGCCTCGGAGGACCTCTCGGCCAAGAGCGAGGCGCGGCGGCCGCAGGTGCAGGTGGGCGACCCCTTCACCGAGAAGCTGCTGCTCGAGGCCACGCTGGAGCTGATCGAGAAGCGGCTGGTGGTGGCGATCCAGGACATGGGCGCCGCCGGCCTCACCAGCTCCTCGGCGGAGATGGCGGCGCGCGGCGGGGTGGGCGTGGAGCTCGAGACCGACAAGGTCCCCACCCGCGAGGCGGGGATGACGCCGTACGAGATCATGCTCTCGGAGTCGCAGGAGCGGATGCTCATCGTGGCGCTCCCGGAGCGGGTGGCGGAGATCCAGGCGGTCTGCCGCACCTGGGAGCTCGATGCCACCCCGGTGGGCCGGGTCACCGACGACGGCATGTACCGCATCCGCCACCACGGCGTGACGGTGGCGGAGATCCCGGGGCAGCGGCTGATCGACGACGTGCCGATCTACCACCCCGAGGCGGAGGAGTCCGAGGCGGCGAAGGCGCGGCGCGCGGCGCGCCCCACCGCCCTGCCCAAGGCCGACCTCTCCGGCGCCATGGAGGCGCTGCTCGACGAGCCCTCGATCGCCAGCAAGCGCTGGGTGTTCGAGCAGTACGACTCGACCGTGCAGGGGGGCACGCTCATCGCGCCGGGCGGCGATGCCGGGGTGCTGCGGGTGGACGGCACCGGCTTCGGGCTCGCGGTGACGGTGGACTGCAACAGCCGGCTGGTGGCGCTCGACCCGTACGAGGGGGGCAAGGCCACGGTGGCGGAGGCGGCCCGCAACATCGCCTGCACCGGCGCCCTGCCCCTCGGCATCACCGACTGCCTCAACTTCGGCAACCCGGAGCGGCCGGAGATCTTCTTCCAGTTCCGCGAGGCGTGCCGCGGCATCGCCGACGCCTGCCGGGCCTTCAACACCCCGGTGACTGGCGGCAACGTGAGCCTCTACAACCAGAGCCCCACCGGCGCGATCGACCCGACGCCGACGGTGGGCATGGTGGGGCTGCTGGCGCAGCTCGACCACCGGGTGGGGAGCCACTTCCAGGCCCCGGGCGACCGGATCGTGCTGCTGGGCGCCGCGCCCTCGGGGCGGCTGGGCGGCTCCGCCTACTGGACCTACGTGCGGGACTTCGTGGGTGGCGAGCAGCCCCCGGTGGACCTCGACGCGGAGCTCCGGCTGCAGCGCTACCTGGTGGCGGCGGCGCAGGGGCACCTGCACCGCTCGGCCCACGACTGCAGCACCGGCGGGCTGGCGGTGGCGCTGGCGGAGTCGGCGATGGGCGGCCCGTACGCCACGGCGTCGTTCGGGGCGAAGGTGATCCTGCAGATTGACGGCTCGGCGGCTCGGCGGCCCGGCGGCTCGGCCGAGGAGGATGGGGAGTGGGAGGCGGCGCTGCTCTACGGCGAGGACCAGGGCCGGGTGCTGGTGAGCGTGCATCCCAAGGACGAGGCGGCGGTGCTGGCGCTGGCGGCGGAGCACGAGGTGCCGGCGCTGGTGCTCGGGACGGTGGGGGTGCCCGGCGGCGAGATCGTGATCGTGACGCGCCAGGGGCGGTACGCCTGGGCGGTCGAGCGGCTGCGCGAGGTGTATCACGCGGCGATCCCGCGGCGGATGGCGAGGGTGGAGTAG
- a CDS encoding zf-TFIIB domain-containing protein, which translates to MTAENKPSRNEEEYFAKLEAERIERKKAEQARLNQDTEKKSHYMRCPKCGGHLVTREFHKLQIDSCPDCHGVWLDAGEMDAVMQLESSGFMSRALGDFFGSLRGKKK; encoded by the coding sequence ATGACTGCCGAGAACAAGCCGAGCCGGAACGAAGAAGAGTACTTCGCGAAGCTCGAGGCGGAGCGGATCGAGCGGAAGAAGGCCGAGCAGGCCCGGCTCAACCAGGACACCGAGAAGAAGAGTCACTACATGCGCTGCCCGAAGTGCGGCGGCCACCTGGTGACCCGGGAGTTCCACAAGCTGCAGATCGATTCCTGCCCCGACTGCCACGGGGTGTGGCTGGACGCCGGGGAGATGGACGCGGTGATGCAGCTCGAGTCGAGCGGCTTCATGAGCCGCGCGCTGGGCGACTTCTTCGGCAGCCTCCGGGGGAAGAAGAAGTGA
- the bamE gene encoding outer membrane protein assembly factor BamE, with translation MTGRLGGSAARRLAGSAVGRCGLLLTLLAAGPATAQAPAVVSIKPGMTEAQVREAWGTPLTRRSHGIMSYLYYRNDCLQRCGTYDIVFLEQGQVIDAIVRDSRRRYDGISSSPAERVPERTVGP, from the coding sequence ATGACGGGACGGCTCGGCGGCTCGGCGGCTCGGCGGTTGGCCGGTTCGGCGGTTGGGCGGTGCGGACTGCTGCTCACCCTGCTGGCGGCGGGGCCCGCCACCGCCCAGGCCCCGGCGGTGGTGAGCATCAAGCCGGGGATGACCGAGGCCCAGGTGCGGGAGGCGTGGGGCACGCCGCTCACCCGCCGCAGCCACGGGATCATGAGCTACCTCTATTACCGCAACGACTGCCTGCAGCGCTGCGGCACGTACGACATCGTGTTCCTGGAACAGGGGCAGGTGATCGACGCGATCGTGCGGGACTCGCGCCGGCGCTACGACGGGATCTCGTCGTCGCCGGCCGAGCGGGTGCCGGAGCGGACGGTGGGGCCGTAG
- the purQ gene encoding phosphoribosylformylglycinamidine synthase subunit PurQ: MRRVAVVRFPGSNCDWDTLHAARRSGSEAYFVWHRETDLKSADVVLLPGGFSYGDYLRSGAIARFSPIMPAVQAFAQAGGPVLGICNGFQILCEAGLLPGALMRNSRLSFVSRPVLLRVEQPDTAFTNRYGKGALLRMPVAHGDGRFTADARTLKELEATGRVVVRYMDLDGTPLRETINGSANDIAGIANAAGNVVGLMPHPDRAADPAIGNTDGLGFFTSVQSWAGAAR; the protein is encoded by the coding sequence ATGCGGCGCGTGGCGGTGGTCCGCTTCCCCGGCAGCAACTGCGACTGGGACACGCTGCACGCGGCCCGGCGCTCGGGGAGCGAGGCCTACTTCGTGTGGCACCGGGAGACCGACCTCAAGAGCGCCGACGTGGTGCTCCTGCCCGGCGGCTTCAGCTACGGCGACTACCTCCGCTCCGGCGCCATCGCCCGGTTCAGCCCGATCATGCCGGCGGTGCAGGCCTTCGCCCAGGCGGGCGGGCCGGTGCTCGGCATCTGCAACGGCTTCCAGATCCTGTGCGAGGCGGGGCTGCTGCCCGGCGCGCTGATGCGGAACAGCCGGCTCTCCTTCGTGTCGCGCCCGGTGCTGCTCCGGGTGGAGCAGCCGGACACCGCCTTCACCAACCGCTACGGCAAGGGCGCCCTGCTCCGCATGCCGGTGGCCCACGGCGACGGCCGCTTCACCGCCGACGCCCGCACCCTCAAGGAGCTCGAGGCCACCGGCCGCGTGGTGGTGCGCTACATGGACCTCGACGGCACGCCGCTGCGCGAGACGATCAACGGCTCCGCCAACGACATCGCCGGCATCGCCAACGCGGCGGGGAACGTGGTGGGGCTCATGCCGCATCCCGACCGCGCGGCGGACCCGGCCATCGGCAACACCGACGGGCTCGGGTTCTTCACCTCGGTGCAGTCGTGGGCGGGGGCGGCGCGATGA
- the purS gene encoding phosphoribosylformylglycinamidine synthase subunit PurS, whose protein sequence is MAYKVHVRIVPRAGLLDPQGLAVEHALTALGFAEASNVRIGKAIELSVNATTADEARARARAMCDKLLANPVTEDYLVEVEA, encoded by the coding sequence ATGGCATACAAGGTTCACGTCCGGATCGTGCCGCGGGCGGGGTTGCTGGACCCGCAGGGGCTGGCGGTGGAGCACGCGCTCACGGCGCTCGGCTTCGCCGAGGCGTCGAACGTCCGGATCGGCAAGGCGATCGAGCTGTCGGTCAACGCCACCACGGCCGACGAGGCCCGGGCGCGGGCCCGGGCGATGTGCGACAAGCTGCTCGCCAACCCGGTGACCGAGGACTACCTGGTGGAGGTGGAGGCCTGA
- the pssA gene encoding CDP-diacylglycerol--serine O-phosphatidyltransferase, producing MPSRRGLRRPDMRRVVIVIPSAFTLGNMFFGMWAIISAYRGNFTWAAWFIVFAGVLDMLDGRVARLSGTGTKFGAELDSLVDCISFGVAPALIMFFLEFQNAGKFGWLLCYMYVVAVAVRLARYNVQHGTGKPGWFTGMPSPSAGMTLAVYYPFSQTHWYRQSLAYLDFQREGLTILMVLLSLLMVSTVKYPRFPALGFRTAKGLAGLAVHLVILVGSLAMPSMFLFPLGVVYLAFGLVRHAALRLSDHDDAIPLAVVDTGETEETDESERRRTAPRMTGLKRGNGEE from the coding sequence ATGCCTTCGCGCCGGGGCCTGCGGCGGCCCGACATGCGGCGGGTGGTGATCGTGATCCCGAGCGCCTTCACGCTCGGCAACATGTTCTTCGGGATGTGGGCGATCATCTCGGCCTACCGGGGAAACTTCACCTGGGCGGCCTGGTTCATCGTCTTCGCCGGGGTGCTCGACATGCTGGACGGCCGGGTGGCGCGGCTCAGCGGCACCGGCACCAAGTTCGGCGCGGAGCTCGACAGCCTGGTGGACTGCATCAGCTTCGGGGTGGCGCCGGCGCTGATCATGTTCTTCCTCGAGTTCCAGAATGCGGGGAAGTTCGGCTGGCTCCTCTGCTACATGTACGTGGTGGCGGTGGCGGTCCGGCTGGCCCGCTACAACGTGCAGCACGGCACCGGGAAGCCGGGGTGGTTCACGGGGATGCCCTCGCCCTCGGCGGGGATGACGCTGGCGGTCTACTATCCCTTCAGCCAGACCCACTGGTACCGGCAGTCGCTGGCCTACCTCGACTTCCAGCGCGAGGGGCTCACCATCCTCATGGTGCTGCTCTCGCTGCTGATGGTGAGCACGGTCAAGTACCCCCGCTTCCCCGCCCTGGGGTTCCGGACGGCCAAGGGCCTCGCGGGACTGGCGGTGCACCTGGTGATCCTGGTGGGGTCGCTGGCGATGCCGAGCATGTTCCTCTTCCCCCTCGGCGTGGTGTACCTGGCCTTCGGGCTGGTGCGGCACGCCGCGCTCCGCCTGAGCGACCACGACGACGCGATCCCGCTCGCCGTGGTCGACACGGGCGAGACCGAGGAGACCGACGAGTCGGAGAGGCGGCGGACCGCGCCGAGGATGACCGGGCTCAAGCGGGGGAATGGGGAGGAGTAG
- a CDS encoding phosphatidylserine decarboxylase family protein, with protein sequence MRIAPEGWPFILAFWALELVLYAFAPLWAALLWLPVAVWVIAFFRDPVREGPRGDQLVIAPADGVVVSVVTVDEPDYVQERTQRVSIFMNVFNVHVNRYPMSGTLEYRHYNKGKFGHAGTEKASLENEQSTIGLRTARGKVLVRQIAGLVARRIVTDHQPGTAVRQAERMGLIRFGSRVDVFLPASARVLVHAGDKTVAGQTVVAQWD encoded by the coding sequence ATGCGCATCGCGCCTGAGGGGTGGCCGTTCATCCTGGCGTTCTGGGCGCTGGAGCTGGTGCTCTACGCCTTCGCGCCGCTCTGGGCCGCGCTCCTCTGGCTGCCGGTGGCGGTGTGGGTCATCGCCTTCTTCCGTGACCCGGTGCGCGAGGGGCCGCGGGGCGACCAGCTGGTGATCGCCCCGGCCGACGGGGTGGTGGTGAGCGTGGTGACGGTGGACGAGCCGGACTACGTGCAGGAGCGGACCCAGCGGGTCTCGATCTTCATGAACGTGTTCAACGTGCACGTGAACCGCTACCCGATGAGCGGGACGCTCGAGTACCGGCACTACAACAAGGGGAAGTTCGGGCACGCCGGCACGGAGAAGGCGAGCCTCGAGAACGAGCAGAGCACCATCGGCCTCCGCACGGCGCGGGGCAAGGTCCTGGTGCGGCAGATCGCGGGGCTGGTGGCGCGGCGGATCGTGACCGACCACCAGCCAGGCACCGCGGTGCGGCAGGCCGAGCGGATGGGGCTCATCCGGTTCGGCTCGCGGGTGGATGTCTTCCTTCCAGCCAGCGCCAGGGTCCTCGTGCACGCCGGCGACAAGACCGTGGCGGGGCAGACGGTGGTGGCCCAATGGGACTGA
- a CDS encoding phosphoribosylaminoimidazolesuccinocarboxamide synthase, with translation MTDVLTESRLPLPLLRKGKVREVYEADRDHLLLVASDRVSAFDIVMREAIPRKGAVLTQISAFWFELLGAQVPSHFVTARTGEIARRFPALAPHRAEIAGRTMLVRRTTPVPFECVVRGYLSGSAWQEYKASGTLAGEPLPGGLVESARLEPPVFSPATKEETGHDINVTFSTMANALGPAQAIRLRDASFGVYGAGRDYAATRGIIIADTKFEFGVDAQGTLRLIDEVMTPDSSRFWPADQYQPGRSQPSFDKQPLRDWLLGLKAEGQWNGEAPPPTLPPEVIAATSQRYLEAFRRLTGFDLPEDA, from the coding sequence ATGACGGATGTCCTGACCGAGAGCCGCCTCCCCCTGCCCCTGCTGCGGAAGGGCAAGGTGCGCGAGGTGTACGAGGCCGACCGCGACCACCTGCTGCTGGTGGCCAGCGACCGGGTGAGCGCGTTCGACATCGTGATGCGCGAGGCGATCCCGCGGAAGGGCGCGGTGCTCACGCAGATCAGCGCGTTCTGGTTCGAGCTGCTGGGGGCGCAGGTGCCGAGCCACTTCGTGACGGCGCGCACCGGCGAGATCGCGCGGCGGTTCCCGGCGCTGGCGCCGCACCGCGCCGAGATCGCCGGCCGCACCATGCTGGTGCGGCGCACCACGCCGGTGCCGTTCGAGTGCGTGGTGCGCGGCTACCTCTCCGGCTCGGCCTGGCAGGAATACAAGGCGAGCGGCACCCTGGCGGGCGAGCCGCTGCCGGGCGGGCTGGTGGAGAGCGCGCGGCTGGAGCCGCCGGTCTTCTCCCCCGCCACCAAGGAGGAGACGGGACACGACATCAACGTGACCTTCTCCACCATGGCGAACGCGCTGGGTCCGGCGCAGGCCATCCGGCTGCGGGACGCGAGCTTCGGGGTCTACGGCGCCGGCCGCGACTACGCCGCCACCCGCGGGATCATCATCGCCGACACCAAGTTCGAGTTCGGGGTGGACGCGCAGGGCACGCTGCGGCTCATCGACGAGGTGATGACGCCCGACAGTTCGCGCTTCTGGCCCGCCGACCAGTACCAGCCGGGCCGCAGCCAGCCCAGCTTCGACAAGCAGCCGCTGCGCGACTGGCTGCTTGGCCTCAAGGCCGAGGGCCAGTGGAACGGCGAGGCCCCGCCCCCCACGCTTCCCCCCGAGGTCATCGCGGCCACCAGCCAGCGCTACCTCGAGGCCTTCCGCCGGCTCACCGGCTTCGACCTGCCGGAGGATGCCTGA
- a CDS encoding adenylosuccinate lyase, with protein MTDDGYRSPLGTRYSSPAMQRLWGERHRIGLWRRVWLALAESERELGLEIPAAALADLRAHLDDADLAQAAAYEKRFRHDVMAHVHHFGDQAPAARPIIHLGATSAFVTDNADVLVLKAGLELLLGRLLEVLAHLERFALAHQALPCLAYTHFQPAQLTTVGKRATLWMQDFALDVEELLHRLAALRLRGCKGTTGTQASFLELFKGDHGKVRDLERRIAEKLGVPRVFPVTGQTYSRKGDSTILDALSGIAQSAAKMAHDLRLLQHEGELLEPFEKDQIGSSAMAYKRNPMRAERICGLARFVISLQANTAHTAATQWLERTLDDSANRRLTLPEAFLATDAILLLVGNIAAGIEVRPAVIARHVADQMPFMATERWIMLGVEAGGDRQAIHEVIRQTSLATAEEVSRGEPNRLLDRLAADHTFAKIPTARLTAELDPARYTGRSTEQVGEFLAEYLRPLVGRAAAVAAAVGTEEIRV; from the coding sequence ATGACCGACGACGGCTACCGCTCGCCGCTGGGCACCCGCTACAGCTCCCCCGCCATGCAGCGGCTGTGGGGGGAGCGGCACCGCATCGGGCTGTGGCGCCGGGTGTGGCTGGCGCTGGCGGAGAGCGAGCGGGAGCTGGGACTCGAGATCCCCGCGGCGGCGCTCGCCGACCTGCGGGCCCACCTCGACGACGCCGACCTGGCGCAGGCGGCGGCGTACGAGAAGCGCTTCCGGCACGACGTCATGGCGCACGTGCACCACTTCGGCGACCAGGCGCCGGCGGCCAGGCCGATCATCCACCTGGGCGCCACCAGCGCCTTCGTGACCGACAACGCCGACGTGCTGGTGCTCAAGGCGGGGCTGGAGCTGCTGCTGGGCCGGCTGCTCGAGGTGCTGGCGCACCTGGAGCGGTTCGCGCTGGCGCACCAGGCGCTCCCCTGCCTGGCCTACACCCACTTCCAGCCAGCGCAGCTCACCACGGTGGGCAAGCGGGCCACGCTGTGGATGCAGGACTTCGCGCTCGACGTCGAGGAGCTGCTGCACCGGCTCGCGGCGCTCCGGCTGCGCGGCTGCAAGGGCACCACCGGCACCCAGGCGAGCTTCCTCGAGCTGTTCAAGGGCGACCACGGCAAGGTCCGCGACCTGGAGCGGCGCATCGCGGAGAAGCTGGGCGTGCCCCGGGTCTTCCCGGTGACCGGCCAGACCTACAGCCGCAAGGGCGACAGCACCATCCTCGACGCGCTGAGCGGCATCGCGCAGTCGGCGGCCAAGATGGCGCACGACCTGCGCCTGCTGCAGCACGAGGGGGAGCTGCTCGAGCCCTTCGAGAAGGACCAGATCGGCTCCTCGGCGATGGCGTACAAGCGGAACCCGATGCGGGCGGAGCGGATCTGCGGGCTGGCCCGGTTCGTCATCAGCCTGCAGGCCAACACCGCGCACACCGCCGCCACCCAGTGGCTGGAGCGCACCCTCGACGACTCCGCCAACCGGCGGCTCACCCTGCCGGAGGCGTTCCTGGCCACCGACGCGATCCTGCTGCTGGTGGGTAACATCGCGGCGGGGATCGAGGTGCGGCCGGCGGTGATCGCGCGGCACGTGGCCGACCAGATGCCCTTCATGGCCACCGAGCGGTGGATCATGCTCGGCGTCGAGGCGGGCGGCGACCGGCAGGCGATCCACGAGGTGATCCGGCAGACCAGCCTGGCCACCGCGGAAGAGGTGAGCCGCGGCGAGCCCAACCGGCTGCTCGACCGGCTGGCCGCCGACCACACCTTCGCGAAGATCCCCACCGCCCGGCTGACCGCCGAGCTCGACCCGGCGCGCTACACCGGGCGCTCGACCGAGCAGGTGGGGGAGTTCCTGGCGGAGTACCTGCGGCCGCTGGTCGGCCGCGCGGCGGCGGTGGCGGCGGCGGTGGGGACGGAGGAGATCAGGGTATGA
- a CDS encoding trypsin-like peptidase domain-containing protein, translated as MRGVRGGAAARRLGLGAALLLAGCGGGEGRPQFVETLEAQRPARPAVADALNGSRRTAIVEAAQTVSPAVVSITVTSTRAVAAQTPFDFFFVPQSPREQQSFGTGFIIRPEGVILTNQHVVGGADKIIVTLPDGSDAQAQLLGEDPLTDIAVIRVDRTGLRTVKTGKSTDLMIGEWVVALGNPFAYLLGNVEPTVTAGVISAVNRNILPGRDQSGLYLDMIQTDASINPGNSGGPLANALGEVIGVNSSILSQSGGSIGLGFAIPIERALRVAEEILRAGAVRRAWVGFEVAGAESLRDWKSQGGVLVTAVAPGGPAERAGLRRGDVLTRANGRPLHNYLDWEAVKLDLHVHDVVQLGARRAAREVSLTLTSGDLPTSTAEKVTVLKDLQLVTLTEQVRAERGVQADRGALIFRISRELAAATGLREGDVIVGMNRRRIATADDVRDVVNVLKPRQAVRLFFERDGSIAYTDLEFR; from the coding sequence GTGAGGGGGGTCCGGGGTGGCGCGGCGGCCCGGCGGCTCGGCCTCGGGGCGGCGCTGCTCCTCGCGGGGTGCGGCGGCGGCGAGGGGCGCCCGCAGTTCGTGGAGACGCTGGAGGCGCAGCGGCCGGCGCGGCCGGCGGTGGCCGACGCGCTGAACGGCTCCCGGCGCACCGCGATCGTGGAGGCGGCGCAGACGGTGTCGCCCGCGGTGGTGTCCATCACCGTGACGAGCACGCGGGCGGTAGCGGCGCAGACGCCGTTCGACTTTTTCTTCGTGCCCCAGTCCCCCCGGGAACAGCAGAGCTTCGGCACCGGCTTCATCATCCGGCCGGAGGGCGTGATCCTCACCAACCAGCACGTGGTGGGGGGCGCCGACAAGATCATCGTGACCCTGCCCGACGGCAGCGACGCGCAGGCGCAGCTGCTGGGCGAGGACCCGCTCACCGACATCGCGGTGATCCGGGTGGACCGCACCGGGCTCCGCACGGTGAAGACCGGCAAGAGCACCGACCTGATGATCGGCGAGTGGGTGGTGGCGCTGGGCAACCCGTTCGCCTACCTGCTGGGCAACGTGGAGCCGACGGTGACCGCGGGGGTGATCAGCGCGGTGAACCGCAACATCCTCCCGGGCCGCGACCAGTCGGGGCTGTACCTCGACATGATCCAGACCGACGCCTCGATCAACCCCGGCAACTCGGGAGGCCCGCTGGCCAACGCGCTGGGCGAGGTGATCGGGGTGAACAGCTCCATCCTCTCGCAGAGCGGCGGCTCCATCGGGCTGGGGTTCGCGATCCCGATCGAGCGGGCGCTGCGGGTGGCGGAGGAGATCCTCCGCGCCGGGGCGGTGCGCCGGGCGTGGGTGGGGTTCGAGGTGGCGGGGGCGGAGAGCCTGCGCGACTGGAAGAGCCAGGGCGGCGTGCTGGTGACGGCGGTGGCGCCGGGGGGGCCGGCCGAGCGCGCGGGGCTCCGGCGGGGCGACGTGCTCACCCGTGCCAACGGGCGGCCGCTGCACAACTACCTCGACTGGGAGGCGGTGAAGCTCGACCTGCACGTGCACGACGTGGTGCAGCTCGGCGCGCGGCGGGCCGCCCGCGAGGTGAGCCTCACGCTCACCAGCGGCGACCTCCCCACCAGCACGGCGGAGAAGGTGACCGTGCTCAAGGACCTGCAGCTGGTGACGCTGACCGAGCAGGTCCGGGCGGAGCGCGGGGTGCAGGCGGACCGGGGGGCGCTGATCTTCCGGATCTCGCGGGAGCTGGCGGCGGCCACCGGCCTGCGGGAGGGCGACGTGATCGTGGGGATGAACCGGCGGCGGATCGCCACCGCCGACGACGTGCGCGACGTGGTGAACGTGCTCAAGCCGCGGCAGGCGGTGCGGCTCTTCTTCGAGCGTGACGGCTCCATCGCCTACACCGACCTCGAGTTCCGATGA
- the truA gene encoding tRNA pseudouridine(38-40) synthase TruA codes for MSRTYLALLQYDGRAFAGWQRQPDARTVQAEVEGVLERLCGRRVVAHGAGRTDAGVHALGMGVSFTVPARWTAEALRRALNGLLPRECWVERVTPMVAGFHARRSATGRRYHYDIGTDAAAASPFRRPYAWALCRPLDGDRLHRAAAYLPGTHAFHAFAVRKPVADDDVQARSGAHPGRPYECTIRQAAWEARESGWRLQIAADRFLHHMVRFLVGTMVDIGLDRRPVEDMATLLASTDNHLTSPPAPPQGLYFVAAEYPASCYAEAGA; via the coding sequence ATGAGCCGGACCTATCTGGCCCTCCTGCAGTATGATGGACGTGCCTTCGCGGGCTGGCAGCGGCAGCCGGACGCGCGCACGGTGCAGGCGGAGGTGGAGGGGGTGCTGGAGCGGCTGTGCGGGCGGCGGGTGGTGGCGCATGGGGCGGGCCGGACGGACGCGGGGGTGCACGCCCTGGGGATGGGGGTGAGCTTCACGGTCCCGGCCAGATGGACGGCCGAGGCGCTGCGGCGGGCGCTCAACGGGCTGCTGCCGCGGGAGTGCTGGGTGGAGCGGGTGACGCCGATGGTGGCGGGGTTCCATGCCCGCCGGAGCGCCACCGGCCGCCGGTACCACTATGACATCGGGACCGACGCCGCCGCGGCGTCGCCCTTCCGGCGCCCCTACGCGTGGGCGCTGTGCCGCCCGCTGGATGGAGACCGGCTGCACCGGGCGGCGGCGTACCTTCCGGGGACGCATGCGTTCCACGCCTTCGCGGTGCGGAAGCCGGTCGCGGACGACGATGTGCAGGCCCGCTCGGGGGCCCATCCGGGGCGCCCGTACGAGTGCACGATCCGTCAGGCCGCCTGGGAAGCCCGGGAGTCGGGGTGGCGGCTGCAGATTGCCGCCGACCGGTTCCTGCACCACATGGTGCGGTTTCTCGTCGGCACGATGGTGGACATTGGCCTGGACCGCCGCCCGGTAGAGGACATGGCGACGCTGCTCGCATCGACCGACAATCACCTGACCAGCCCACCGGCCCCGCCCCAGGGGTTGTACTTCGTCGCAGCCGAGTATCCGGCGAGCTGCTACGCGGAGGCCGGGGCGTGA